Genomic segment of Bacteroidota bacterium:
CAAGGTTGAATTCAGGTTTCAAACCAACTTCGAAATCGAAACTGTAATCGATGGGGTTATTCATATCCAACTGACGAAAATCTGATTCCATCGGCAGTGGTTGTGCAAAAATGTCCAGCTTCTCTGTTTCAAGGAAATTAATCAACTCCTTGTCAACGGTACGCAATACTTCATCTGTATAAACAGATGCACCATACATTTTTTTGATCAATCCTGCAGGTACCATTCCTTTTCTGAAACCGGGGATGTTTGCTTTCTTGCTGTATTCTTTTAGAGCTTTTTCAAAAGCAGGGAGGTAATCTTTTTTCTCCAATTTCAAAGTCAGCTTGTCATTCAGCAAGCCTATACTCTCTCTTGTTATTGTTGCCATATGCGTCTCAAGTTTAATGTTTAAGGTTTAATGTTGTAAACAGTTTACAATTTTAAAAAAGAGAAGGTTGAATGGGAAACCTTAAACATTAAACCATTCAACCTTAAACCTTAAAAAGTCCGGATGGAGGGACTCGAACCCCCATACCTTACGGCATCAGATCCTAAGTCTGACGTGTCTACCAATTTCACCACATCCGGTTACTAGACTCAATGATCAAACTCCAATTTAGCTTCTTTCAGCTTTGTTATTTGATTTCCTGAATTTTTGTTTTGGGGCTGCAAATGTAGGGCATTTTCTCTTTCCGAAAAGAATGAAAACCGATTTCCAATTTTCCTGATAAAATTGTACGTTTGGAACCCTAACCCGCTTGCCTGATTAAAATCCCCAATTTCCTGCGACAGACTGATTCAGGCTATTAACCATAGAACTTAGACTGCTTTTACCAACACTGCCTTTGGCAACTAAAACTAACCGTCGATGAGAAAACTTTTACTTATCGGTGCTGTATTATTTTCCATTTCAATACAGTCCCAAAATCCCGCTACCACCTTTACAATTCCAAACCGAAACATCAATCTTTCCTGCGGAACAAGTTGTACCAACTTTTCTGTTTCAGTTCCGCACATTAAACAATCATCAGATTATGTAATTACTAACCCGGCTTATTCACCTTTTGCGTACACAACACCCGGCGGTACGGTAGTTACATCTGTTTATATTGATGACACCTGGAGTCCGAAGATCCCGATCAGTTTCCCATTCTGTTTTTACAACATCACTTACCCAACATTAATAATGGGATCTAATTCCGCAATAACATTTGATACGGTGAGGGCAGGTACAGGAAGTGGCTATGTTATTTCCGCGACTGGTGCAATCCCCAGTACAGATTATGCCCCTAAAATGATATTCGGACCTTATCATGATATTCATCCGGGCCTGGCATCAACCAACAAAAAAATTGAATATCGTGTAGAAGGTGTTGCGCCAAAAAGAAGATTTGTTGCAAGCTATAATGATATTCCTTATTTCAGTGGATCATGTTCACTACCAAGAGCCACTCACCAGATGGTGTTGTATGAAAGTACCGGAATTATCGAAGTATATATTAAAGACAAACCTTTTTGTACCGACTGGAATGGTGGACGAACTATTCTCGGCGTGCAGGATGAAACAATGACCCGTGCCGTTGCAGCATCCGGTAAGAATGCTACAGTTTGGGGTGCCAATGCAATGGACTCCTGTTTTCGTTTTACACCCAGCGGTGGTGTTTCAAGATTTAAAAGTGCACAGCTTCGTGTAAATGGAAGTGTTGTTGCTACAGGCGACACTACTTCTGGCAGTTCGGGAATGTTGAATCTTAATTTTAATAATGTTTGCCCGACAGCAGACAGTACTGCTTATGTAGTTCGTGTTACTTATAGTACCTGTAACGACCCGGCACAGGATGTTTTTTTTGAAGACACTGTGTTTGTAAAAAAAGTTACACCAGCTTTCGCATTTAATAAAACTGATGCTACCTGTTCTGCAGGCGGAACTATAACAGTAACTGCTTCCGGGGGCATTGCGCCATTACAATACAGCACCAATGGTACTACTTATCAACCTTCAGGAAGCTTTACAAACGTTGCATCCGGTAACTATACTATTTACGTAAAAGATGCGGCAAACTGTATCGTGAATCAGCCTGTAACAGTTGGACTCTTAAATACGCTTACTGTAAGAACAAATAATGATACTACAATTTGTCGCGGTGCATCATTCACTCCTAATACAGTAAGTGCAGGAACATCTTTTGTATGGACGTCGCAGACTGGTGTAAGTAATCCTGCTATTGCTAATCCTGTTCTGTCTCCGCAAAATTCTATTACCTATACAGTGACTGCAACATTGGGTAATTGTACTGCAACGGATAATCTTGTCGTAACAGTTGTACCCGGTGCATCTGCCAATGCAGGCCCGGATGCATCAATTATTGCAGGTGATGTATATACTATTTCGGGTACTGCAACAACAGGCACTTACAATTGGTCACCAACAACAGGATTGAGTTCTGCAAATACACTTATTACGAACGCAGCTCCTACTGTGTCGACAACGTATACATTAACGGTTACTTCCCCACAAGGATGTACGGCTAGTGATGATATGCGCATTACCGTTGTTCCGTATTGTGTAAAACCAATGATTGCCTTTACACCCAATGGAGATGGTATAAATGATTTGTGGCTGATCACAAATGGTAACTGTTTGATCAGTGCAGTAGCACAGGTCTTTAATCGCTATGGAGCTAAAGTGTTTGAATCGAAAGATTATAAGAATAATTGGAACGGAACATGGGATGGTAAGCCTTTAGCCGATGGCACCTATTATTATGTTATCAGTTATAAACTGGTAAATGGCAAAACAGTTTTTGAAAAGGGCAATGTGACAATTCTCCGTTAACCTGCAAAAAAATTATTATGAAACACATTGTAAACATTGGTTTGATATTACTGATTTCAGCGAATGTTTCTGGTCAGCAATTAACATCATCTTCTTTTTATGATATGCAAGGCTCTTTGCACAATCCTTCTATGGCCGGTGTAAACAAACATGGAATGGTCGGCGGCTCTTTTCGGAGCATGTGGAGCGGAGTACCCGGTGGACCTGAAACACAGTTTTTATTTGGTTCATTTTATTTGCCAAACATAAATTCCGGTTTGGGGGCTTACTTATACAATGATGTAACGGGTCCTACAAAACGTATAGGCGCCCAACTGGCCTATGCTTATCAAATTCAATTGAAGAATGAAGCATCATTTTCATTGGGGATCGAAGCAAGACTACAGCAGTTTTCTTTTGACCAGGCAAAATTGCAACAGGCTTTGGGTTCAAATGACCCGGTATTGGGAAGCACAGATACCCAATTTAAAGCAGATGCAGGATTTGGTATTAACTACACTGCAAAAAAACTTCAGGTTGGTGCATCGGTAAGTCAGCTTGTTCAGTCAAAGCTCGATTTTTACAGTGGCAGCTATAATCGAACTGAAGAAGGAAAGTTGTACAGGCATTATTATTTACATGCTAATTACAAATGGAGAACCGATGCAAACACTGAGGTCATCCCCAATTTTCTTTTTATCTATTTACCCAATTCGCCATTGGAATTCCAGGGTGGTGTAAGAGTTGAACATAAAGAGCAATTCTTTTGGGGAGTAGGATTCCGGGCACATCAGAGCTGGATGCTTTCCGCAGGAGTACATATCAAAAAGAAATTTACAGTTGGTTATTCATTCGATATTTTCACTACACCACTTAGTACTTATGATAAAGGTGGCAATGCACATGAAGTGATGCTGCGATATGATTTTTTGAAGTAGGACTAAGAGATTAAAGAGAAAAGGAGGAAAAGAGTAAAGTAGTTTGCTCTTTTCCTCCTTTTTTATTCCCGAAATCTTAACTCCTTAAACTCTTTTTACTCTTTTACACTCTTAGCTATTTTCAGTAAATTCGTAGACTAATGGAAACGCTTGAACGGCCCTCAAAATATAACCTCACTCAGGAGCAGGAAAAGAAATTGATCCTGCGGGAATACCGTTCCCTTTTACGTTCATTAAAAACAAAACTGAAGCCGGGAGACCGTGACCTGATCCGCATTGCATTTGAAATGGCTGCGGAGGCCCATAAGACCATGCGCCGCAAAAGTGGTGAACCCTATATTCTGCATCCTTTAGCAGTTGCAAAAATTTGTGTTGAAGAAATTGGCTTGGGTGTACGTTCAACTATTTGTTCTTTGTTACACGATACAGTTGAAGATACCGATGTGACGATGGAAGATGTTCAACGTGAGTTTGGCAGTGAGATCGCAAAAATTGTTGATGGTCTTACCAAGATCGCAAACATTGTGGATGTAAATGCATCGCAGCAGGCTGAGAATTTTAAAAAGATATTACTTACGCTTACAGATGATCCCCGTGTGATTTTGATCAAACTATCCGATCGCTTACATAATATGCGTACGCTGGATAGTATGAAGCGGGAAAAGCAATTGAAGATCTCTTCCGAGACAGTTTATATCTATGCGCCACTTGCACACAGGATGGGTTTGTATACTATCAAAACGGAGATGGAAGACCTGGCCATGAAATACATGGAGCCGGATATTTACAAAGACATTGCACAGAAACTGGCAGAAACAAAACGTGAACGTACCCGTTATATCAATGAGTTTGTAAAACCATTGGTAGAGCAACTGGAAAAATCAGATTTTAAATTTGAAATACAAGGCCGCCCCAAAAGCATACACTCTATCTGGAATAAAATGAAAAAGAAAGGAGTGGCCTTTGAAGAAGTGTATGATCTTTTTGCTATCCGCATCATTCTCGATTCATCACCAGAAAAAGAAAAAGAAGAATGCTGGAAAGTGTATTCGATCATTACAGATGAGTATACACCATCACCGGAACGATTGCGTGACTGGTTGAGTAATCCAAAAAGTAACGGCTATGAAGCATTGCACACAACAGTGATGGGGCCGCAAGGCCGCTGGGTAGAAGTGCAGATACGTACACGACGTATGAATGAAATTGCGGAAAAAGGACTTGCCGCACATTGGAAGTATAAAGAAGATAGTGGTGATGAAAGCCGTTTTGATAAATGGTTTCACCAGATACGTGAAGTGCTGGCCAACCAGGATACAGACAGTGTTGACTTTTTACAGGATTTCAAAACAAGTTTTCTTACAGAAGAAATTTATGTGTACACACCAAAGGGTGATGTAAAGATGTTACCCGTCGGTTCTACTGCACTTGATTTTGCATTTTCAATTCACAGTGCTATTGGTATAAAAACAATTGGTGCCAAAGTAAATCACAAACTCGTTCCGATTAGCCATAAACTACGAAGTGGCGACCAGGTGGAAATAATTACGAGTAATAAACAAAAACCAAATGAAGACTGGCTGGGTTTTGTTGTAACATCAAAAGCAAAAGGAAGAATAAGAGATGCCCTTAAAGAAGAGAAAAGAAAAATAGCTGATGATGGCAAGTACACTATGCAGCGAAAGGTAGAAGGAATGGGAGCTGCGTTTAATCAACATAACATTGATGAAGTAGTTCATTTTTATAAATTCAGTTCGGCACTTGATCTCTATTACAATATTTCTATTAAGAATATTGATTTGAAAGAACTAAAAGAGTTCAAAGTTTATGGCGATAAACTGGAAGCACCGAAACCGGTTAAACAACCAGAGTTGAAACATGAATCTTATGTTCCCAACAAGAATGCAAAAGAAACCGAGCTGATCATTTTTGGTGAAAGCAGTGATAGGATCGTTTATAATCTTGCTAATTGCTGCAAGCCTATTCCGGGTGATGACGTATTTGGGTTTGTAACAACAGGAAA
This window contains:
- a CDS encoding gliding motility-associated C-terminal domain-containing protein, producing the protein MRKLLLIGAVLFSISIQSQNPATTFTIPNRNINLSCGTSCTNFSVSVPHIKQSSDYVITNPAYSPFAYTTPGGTVVTSVYIDDTWSPKIPISFPFCFYNITYPTLIMGSNSAITFDTVRAGTGSGYVISATGAIPSTDYAPKMIFGPYHDIHPGLASTNKKIEYRVEGVAPKRRFVASYNDIPYFSGSCSLPRATHQMVLYESTGIIEVYIKDKPFCTDWNGGRTILGVQDETMTRAVAASGKNATVWGANAMDSCFRFTPSGGVSRFKSAQLRVNGSVVATGDTTSGSSGMLNLNFNNVCPTADSTAYVVRVTYSTCNDPAQDVFFEDTVFVKKVTPAFAFNKTDATCSAGGTITVTASGGIAPLQYSTNGTTYQPSGSFTNVASGNYTIYVKDAANCIVNQPVTVGLLNTLTVRTNNDTTICRGASFTPNTVSAGTSFVWTSQTGVSNPAIANPVLSPQNSITYTVTATLGNCTATDNLVVTVVPGASANAGPDASIIAGDVYTISGTATTGTYNWSPTTGLSSANTLITNAAPTVSTTYTLTVTSPQGCTASDDMRITVVPYCVKPMIAFTPNGDGINDLWLITNGNCLISAVAQVFNRYGAKVFESKDYKNNWNGTWDGKPLADGTYYYVISYKLVNGKTVFEKGNVTILR
- a CDS encoding type IX secretion system membrane protein PorP/SprF, which produces MKHIVNIGLILLISANVSGQQLTSSSFYDMQGSLHNPSMAGVNKHGMVGGSFRSMWSGVPGGPETQFLFGSFYLPNINSGLGAYLYNDVTGPTKRIGAQLAYAYQIQLKNEASFSLGIEARLQQFSFDQAKLQQALGSNDPVLGSTDTQFKADAGFGINYTAKKLQVGASVSQLVQSKLDFYSGSYNRTEEGKLYRHYYLHANYKWRTDANTEVIPNFLFIYLPNSPLEFQGGVRVEHKEQFFWGVGFRAHQSWMLSAGVHIKKKFTVGYSFDIFTTPLSTYDKGGNAHEVMLRYDFLK
- a CDS encoding bifunctional (p)ppGpp synthetase/guanosine-3',5'-bis(diphosphate) 3'-pyrophosphohydrolase, with the protein product METLERPSKYNLTQEQEKKLILREYRSLLRSLKTKLKPGDRDLIRIAFEMAAEAHKTMRRKSGEPYILHPLAVAKICVEEIGLGVRSTICSLLHDTVEDTDVTMEDVQREFGSEIAKIVDGLTKIANIVDVNASQQAENFKKILLTLTDDPRVILIKLSDRLHNMRTLDSMKREKQLKISSETVYIYAPLAHRMGLYTIKTEMEDLAMKYMEPDIYKDIAQKLAETKRERTRYINEFVKPLVEQLEKSDFKFEIQGRPKSIHSIWNKMKKKGVAFEEVYDLFAIRIILDSSPEKEKEECWKVYSIITDEYTPSPERLRDWLSNPKSNGYEALHTTVMGPQGRWVEVQIRTRRMNEIAEKGLAAHWKYKEDSGDESRFDKWFHQIREVLANQDTDSVDFLQDFKTSFLTEEIYVYTPKGDVKMLPVGSTALDFAFSIHSAIGIKTIGAKVNHKLVPISHKLRSGDQVEIITSNKQKPNEDWLGFVVTSKAKGRIRDALKEEKRKIADDGKYTMQRKVEGMGAAFNQHNIDEVVHFYKFSSALDLYYNISIKNIDLKELKEFKVYGDKLEAPKPVKQPELKHESYVPNKNAKETELIIFGESSDRIVYNLANCCKPIPGDDVFGFVTTGKGLTIHRTNCPNAAKLLANYGHRVVKTKWAKNKEISFLTGVRIVGLDDVGVIHKLTNLISGELKINIAALTVEAKEGLFEGNIKLFVHDKEELDNLVQRLIDLGGIEKVERFDTEDLNNLPS